A single genomic interval of Aedes aegypti strain LVP_AGWG chromosome 1, AaegL5.0 Primary Assembly, whole genome shotgun sequence harbors:
- the LOC5575727 gene encoding zinc finger protein 691, protein METQPQQESALAGEFLDDVPSDNPETFCRLCFSEENVAPLFPPDGSYIRELTEKIQACAGVRISIREDYPSGICQSCVAFLEEVHQFQNRSKHCDEVIQAKRNVLEPQIHVKVEMREDDGTGRPTLVEGIPGPQETQVYPQANCLTESSIIADAITTSLNGIGELMGSFSGAMDQLVFPKMEASIAANANKEHRCMVCSQVFPDRESWMIHLGDHAEERPYQCLECFAQFREKRSLARHMKAVHEEVRDRKCPHCPKSFKYSHHLRYHIRTHTGERPYVCDICQDSFSQHIQWKRHQAKHQLRPEQLQIATRTGVITEDSSIKCEFCPRVFSRLQDYRRHAPSHNAENLNLDSLAKHQLANLPPLNPR, encoded by the exons ATGGAGACGCAACCGCAGCAGGAATCTGCTCTTGctggagaatttctggacgacGT TCCCAGTGACAATCCGGAAACGTTCTGTCGGTTGTGCTTCTCGGAGGAGAACGTCGCTCCACTGTTCCCCCCGGATGGAAGCTACATACGCGAGTTAACAGAAAAGATTCAGGCCTGTGCTGGAGTACGGATCTCAATACGCGAGGATTACCCATCGGGGATTTGCCAGTCTTGTgtggcatttctggaggaagttCATCAGTTCCAGAACAGGAGCAAACACTGTGACGAGGTTATCCAGGCCAAGCGAAACGTCCTGGAACCACAGATTCATGTTAAGGTAGAGATGCGAGAGGATGACGGAACGGGGCGGCCTACCTTAGTGGAAGGAATACCAGGTCCGCAGGAGACACAAGTGTATCCGCAAGCAAATTGCCTAACGGAGAGCAGTATTATAGCAGATGCCATAACAACCAGCCTGAATGGAATCGGAGAACTGATGGGATCGTTTTCCGGGGCAATGGATCAGCTGGTATTTCCCAAAATGGAAGCATCGATTGCGGCCAACGCCAACAAGGAACACCGTTGCATGGTTTGCAGTCAGGTGTTCCCAGATAGAGAATCGTGGATGATTCACCTGGGAGACCACGCCGAGGAACGACCCTAtcaatgtttagaatgctttgcCCAGTTCCGGGAGAAGCGTTCACTCGCAAGGCACATGAAAGCCGTCCACGAGGAAGTGCGGGACCGAAAGTGTCCACATTGTCCCAAGTCGTTCAAGTACAGTCACCACTTGAGATACCACATCCGAACGCATACCGGGGAGCGGCCGTATGTGTGTGACATTTGCCAGGACAGCTTCTCGCAGCACATCCAGTGGAAGCGACACCAGGCCAAGCACCAGCTGCGACCGGAACAGCTCCAGATCGCTACCCGGACCGGTGTAATTACGGAGGACTCGTCGATAAAGTGCGAGTTTTGTCCACGGGTTTTCTCCCGACTGCAGGACTACCGGCGACACGCACCGAGCCACAACGCCGAGAATCTGAACTTGGACAGTCTGGCCAAGCACCAGTTGGCCAACTTGCCACCGTTGAATCCGCGCTAG